A DNA window from Amycolatopsis sp. DSM 110486 contains the following coding sequences:
- a CDS encoding MFS transporter, which translates to MAEQVLVRGEQVRRVAVASAIGTTIEWYDYFIYSTATALVFNKLFFPSLSPASGTLAAFATLGVGFVARPLGGIVWGHFGDRVGRKAMLVASLVLMGLATAAVGVLPTFAQAGVLAPVLLVVLRVLQGISAGGEWGGAALMAVEHAPAGRRGRYGSFSQIGVPAGLIIAQLVFFAVTSSLSPEEFRSWGWRVPFLVSLVLVVVGLVIRLRVAESPVFARLRETGERSRVPIVDVLRRRPREVTVAALSFIANTALGYVFFAYLLSYGTSVLKLSSTTMLVEIIVGSVVWLVSIIAGAIWSDRVGRKRVYLVGSVLLVVWSIPFFLLVDTRQPWLLGVAVVVLNLGLGATYGPQSALFAELFEPRYRYSGASFAYAVGAVLGGGFAPLIATALQTSTGTSLSVSLYMVAVALISLGAVIAFPRSPVTTG; encoded by the coding sequence ATGGCTGAGCAGGTCCTGGTGCGCGGCGAGCAGGTGCGCCGCGTCGCGGTGGCGAGCGCGATCGGCACGACGATCGAGTGGTACGACTACTTCATCTACAGCACCGCCACCGCGCTGGTGTTCAACAAGTTGTTCTTCCCGTCGCTCTCCCCGGCGTCGGGCACGCTGGCGGCGTTCGCGACGCTCGGCGTGGGCTTCGTCGCGCGGCCCCTGGGCGGGATCGTGTGGGGCCACTTCGGCGACCGGGTCGGGCGGAAGGCGATGCTGGTCGCATCGCTCGTCCTGATGGGGCTCGCGACGGCCGCGGTCGGGGTACTGCCCACGTTCGCGCAGGCCGGCGTGCTCGCGCCCGTGCTGCTGGTGGTGCTGCGCGTGCTGCAGGGCATCTCGGCCGGCGGCGAGTGGGGTGGCGCCGCGCTGATGGCCGTCGAGCACGCACCGGCGGGCCGGCGCGGGCGGTACGGTTCGTTCTCCCAGATCGGCGTGCCCGCCGGGCTGATCATCGCGCAGCTGGTGTTCTTCGCGGTGACGAGCTCCCTGTCACCGGAGGAATTCCGGTCGTGGGGCTGGCGCGTGCCGTTCCTGGTCAGTCTCGTGCTGGTCGTCGTGGGCCTGGTGATCCGCTTGCGCGTGGCCGAAAGTCCCGTGTTCGCGCGGCTGCGGGAGACCGGCGAACGCAGCCGCGTGCCGATCGTCGACGTGCTGCGCCGCCGCCCGCGTGAGGTGACCGTGGCGGCGCTCAGCTTCATCGCCAACACCGCGCTGGGCTACGTCTTCTTCGCGTACCTGTTGTCCTACGGCACTTCCGTGCTGAAGCTGAGCAGCACCACGATGCTGGTGGAGATCATCGTCGGCAGTGTCGTGTGGCTCGTGAGCATCATCGCGGGCGCGATCTGGTCGGACCGCGTCGGGCGAAAACGGGTGTACCTCGTGGGTTCGGTGCTGCTCGTCGTGTGGTCGATCCCGTTCTTCCTGCTCGTCGACACGCGCCAGCCGTGGCTGCTCGGGGTCGCGGTGGTCGTGCTGAACCTCGGCCTGGGCGCGACGTACGGGCCGCAGTCGGCGCTGTTCGCGGAGCTGTTCGAGCCGCGCTACCGCTACAGCGGCGCCTCGTTCGCGTACGCCGTGGGCGCGGTCCTCGGTGGTGGTTTCGCGCCCCTGATCGCGACGGCGCTGCAGACGTCGACCGGCACGTCGCTGTCGGTGTCGCTGTACATGGTGGCGGTCGCGCTGATCAGTCTCGGTGCGGTGATCGCGTTTCCGCGCTCGCCGGTCACCACAGGCTGA